AAGCATGAATCCGAGAGCGTTCGATTGGAGATAAATCAATACTGCGAGGATCAATACCATCAAGATACTGTGTCCTACTACTGCGCGCAAGATAGCACTTTCTTGACCGATCTGGTTAGTAGCTGCACATGCAACGGAGATGGACTGCGGCGAGATCATTTTCGCGCAAACACCACCGGATGCGTTACCTGCAACCAAGAGGTTCGGGTCGATCGAAAGCTGTTCAGCAGCCGTTTTCTGCATTGCTGCAAACAGTGCGCAAGAGGAAGTATCGGAACCCGTCAAGAATACGCCGAGGTAACCAAGGAGCGGCGAGAAGAACGGGAAGAGCGAACCAGTTGCCGTGAACGCCAAGCCGAGCGTGTAGCTCATGGACGAGTAGTTCATGATGTAAGCCAAACCGAGGATGCAAGCGATCGTGAAGATTGGCCATTTAAGCTGGTTGAGCGTGCGGAAGAAGCAAGCAATACCTTTTCCGAAACCGTAGTTCGGCATCAAGAAGAGACCGAGGATACCGGAGCAGAGGATTGCAGTACCGGTTGCCGATACGATGTTGAGAGCATATTTCGCGCCGTACGGCGTGTCAGCTGCAACAACCGGGATCGTTTTGATAACTTCGTTATGAAGGCCCGGCCAGAGGAACGAGAAGCCTTTATCCATGCCAACGAGTACGTTTTTGAAGCCGATGATTTTAGCATCTGCCCAAAGGAATACGAGAACCGCGAGGATGATGTACGGACCCCATGCGCGAACGATTTCGCCAGCGGAGTACGGACATTTCTGTGTGCTGTTTGTGTCAACCGGAGCATCAAAGTCGAAACGATAGATTTTCGACGGTTTCCAAACTTTGAAGAAACCTGCCAAAACAACGATCAAGATGATGGACGATAAGAGGTCAGTAATGTATGCATTGACGTAGTAAACGATACCAACGTGCGTTACTGCGAATACAACACCGCAAACGATAACTGCCGGGAGAACTTCGCCGACGCGTTTCCAACCGCCGATCATAACAGCGATCCAAAGCGGAACGATAAGAGCGAGAAGACCGGTCTGCGTTACGCCGTATTTAGCAACCGTCGTAAAGTCAAGACCTGTAACCGAAGCTGCAACTACTGTCGGGATACCAACGCCGCCGAGAGCTACCGGAGCCGTGTTAGCAACCAAGCAAACTGCTGCTGCGAAAATCGGGTTAAAACCAAGACCTGCAAGCATTGCTGCCGTGATAGCAACCGGAGTACCGAAACCTGCCGTACCTTCGAGGAAGCAGTTGAACGCTACTGCGATAACGAGTGCTTGCAAACGTCTGTCTTCTGTAAGCGAAGAAATCGAAGCTTTGATGATTTCGAATTCGCCGGATTCAACAGACATGTTGTAGATCCAAACTGCTGTAATAACGATCCAGCAGATCGGGAATACACCAAAAGCCGCACCATACAAGGTAGAATTGATAGCCAAACCAGCCGGCATACCATAAATTACGATTGCGATTACGATTGCGGAAAGAACGCCGCACGCTGCAGCGATCTGACCTTTAACTCTCATAACACCGAGCATTACCAAGATAACCAGAAGCGGAATCGCAGCAAACAGAGCTGACAATCCTAGACTTCCCATAGGATCATAAATTTGTGTCCACATAGACTTACACTCTCCTTATTATTCGTCTCTTAAGTCATGTTACTATACAGTTTACTAAGTAGTCCTCCTTCCCTCTGTCT
This is a stretch of genomic DNA from Selenomonadales bacterium. It encodes these proteins:
- a CDS encoding lactate permease LctP family transporter — its product is MWTQIYDPMGSLGLSALFAAIPLLVILVMLGVMRVKGQIAAACGVLSAIVIAIVIYGMPAGLAINSTLYGAAFGVFPICWIVITAVWIYNMSVESGEFEIIKASISSLTEDRRLQALVIAVAFNCFLEGTAGFGTPVAITAAMLAGLGFNPIFAAAVCLVANTAPVALGGVGIPTVVAASVTGLDFTTVAKYGVTQTGLLALIVPLWIAVMIGGWKRVGEVLPAVIVCGVVFAVTHVGIVYYVNAYITDLLSSIILIVVLAGFFKVWKPSKIYRFDFDAPVDTNSTQKCPYSAGEIVRAWGPYIILAVLVFLWADAKIIGFKNVLVGMDKGFSFLWPGLHNEVIKTIPVVAADTPYGAKYALNIVSATGTAILCSGILGLFLMPNYGFGKGIACFFRTLNQLKWPIFTIACILGLAYIMNYSSMSYTLGLAFTATGSLFPFFSPLLGYLGVFLTGSDTSSCALFAAMQKTAAEQLSIDPNLLVAGNASGGVCAKMISPQSISVACAATNQIGQESAILRAVVGHSILMVLILAVLIYLQSNALGFMLPG